Part of the Pseudomonadota bacterium genome is shown below.
GGAACGAGTTCCACCAACAGCGGCGCGGCCGCCGCGTCGGCGCCGACGGCGCGATAGGTGGCGGCGATGAGCGTGCATTCGATCTTGTCGTCTTCGTTCACGCAGGCATGACGCAGGCCGCGCACCTGCCAGCGCTGCACGATTTCGAGCGGCGCATCGCCGAGCAGCTGCTCGAGGCGCGCCTGCAGGCGCGGCGCGCGAATCGCATGCACCGCGGTCGGCGCTGCGGTGGGCGCCGCGCTGATGTAAGCGGGCTGGTGGTCGATGCGCCGCAGCGTCAACAGCGCGTCGTTGGCGCGGCGGCTCAGGCCGAGGCACCAGCCGCGGTGGCGCAAGGCGAGATCGGCGCGATCGAGGATCAGTAGTTCGCTTTCATCATGCTGGCTGTGACCACCCGGCAGCGCGACCTCGAGCGCGCGCGCAAAGTCCTGCAAGGACAACGCGCTGACGAAGTGAAATATGCCGGCCATGGGATCCTCTGACGGGCCGCCGGGGGCGGCATCGCCGCTCGCGCTGGCGTGGGTGTCTCCATCATAGCAAGGCCGGCGCCTGCGCCGGCCGCGCCTAAAGGTACTGGCTGGCGTAGTCGGCCAGGCGCGAGCGCTCGCCCCGCCGCAGGGTCACGTGGCCGCCGTGTTCCCAGCTCTTGAAGCGGTCCACCACGTAGGTGAGGCCCGAGGTGGTTTCGCTGAGATAGGGCGTATCGATCTGGCCGACGTTGCCGAGGCACACCAGCTTGGTGCCGGGGCCCGCGCGGGTGATGAGGGTTTTCATCTGTTTCGGCGTCAGGTTCTGCGCCTCGTCGATGATCACGTAGCGGTTGAGGAAGGTGCGGCCGCGCATGAAGTTCAGCGAACGGATCTTGATGCGATGCTGCAAGAGGTCATGGCCGGCGGCGCGACCCCACTCGCCGCCCTCTTCAGAGTCCGACAGCACCTCGAGGTTGTCCATCAGCGCGCCCATCCAGGGCGTCATTTTTTCCTCCTCGGTGCCGGGCAGGAAGCCGATGTCCTCGCCGACGGGAATCGTCACGCGGGTGATGATGATCTCGCGGTAGCGACGCTGTTCCATGCATTGCGCGAGGCCGGCGGCCAGCGCCAGCAGCGTCTTGCCGGTGCCGGCGGTGCCGACCAGCGACACGAATTCGATTTCCGGATCCATGAGCAGGTTGAGCGCGAAGTTCTGCTCGCGATTGCGTGCCGCCACGCCCCACACCGCGTGGCGCGGCTGGCGGTAGTCGCGCACCTGGCGCAGCACGAGCTTGTCGTTCTCTTCGCGCACGATGGTCAATTCCAGCGCTTCGTCATCCGCGACGTAGACGAATTCGTTGGGGATGGCGGGCGTGACGATGCCGCGCGGAATGCTGTAGTAGGTGCCGCTGTCATCCTTCCAGCACTTGACGTCGTTCTGGCAGCGCGCCCAGAAATCGGCCGGCATTTCCTGCGCGCCGGTGTAGAGGAGATCGATGTCGTCGAGGACCTTGTCGTTGTAGTAGTCCTCGGCCGGCACGCCCAGCACGCGCGCCTTGATGCGCAGGTTGATGTCCTTCGACACCAGGATGACCTTGCCCCAGCCGCCCTCGGCGCGCAGCGCGAGGCCGGTTTCGAGAATGCTGTTGTCCGGCGTGTTGGCGGCAATGCCGCCGAGATTGCCGACCTTGAGCGGCGTGGTCTGCAGGAACAGCTTGCCGCCGCCGGGCGCGGCCGGTGCGCCGCCATTGGCGTAATTGTCCAGCGGCAGACCGGCGGTGATGGCGGCTGCGTCGGCGTCGCCGATGATCTGGTCAAGGAAGCGGCTGGCCTGGCGCGCGTTGCGCGCGACCTCGGACACGCCCTTCTTGCTGGCGTCGAGCTCTTCCAGGACGATCATCGGAATGAACAGCTGGTGCTCGGCGAAGCGGAATAGCGCCGCCGGATCGTGCATCAGCACGTTGGTGTCGAGCACGTAGGTGCGCAGGTCGTCAGTCATCGGAATCCTCGCTGGGACGCGATGTTCCGTGTGTGGCCAAGTGGCTTACTTGACCGGCTCCATGATCGCGTCAAGGTTGTGCTGGTCGCAGAAATCCATGAAGTCGCTGCGCATGCCGGCGATGGAGATATTGGTCGGAATGCTGATGGTCATGTGCAGCGAGAACATCGGCGTGCCGGTATGCGCGGCGGCGTAGTTGCCCGAGTACATGTCCTCGATGTTGATGTCGCGGCGCGAGAAGAACTGCGCAATCTGATGCACGATGCCGATCTGCTCGACGGCGATGACCTCGACCGCGTAGGGCATGAGGTTGTGGGCCGGCTGGCGCGAGGCGGCGCGCTGCGAGGTGATCGAAATGTCGAGATCCTGCGCGAGACGCGGCAGCATGTTCTCGATCTTGGCGATCGCATCCCAGGTACCGCCCAACAGCACCATCATGGCGAAGCGATCGCCCATCACCGACATGCGGCTCTCGGCGATGGCACAACCGCATTCACGAATGGCGCGGACGATGGGTTCAATGAGCCCGGCGCGGTTGGCGCCCATGGCCGAAATGGCGACGAGATTCTGCATCAAGAGGGGTGTTATGGTTCGCGTGCGCGGCTTGGCAAAGGGAGGCAATTGTGCACGCTGGGCGCGCCGCGGGGCAAGCTTTAAAGCGTGACGGCTCTTCACACTGCGGGCAAAATCTCCGCGCTTGTCGTGGCCCTACTCAATCGATACCATAACTGGTTGTTTTCAAGGATATTCGCATGCGAACCATCAGCGGCAGCATCGTTGCGCTCGTGACCCCGATGCACGCGGGGGTCGAAGCCGAGACCGCGCTCGACGACAGCGCCCTCGCGCGCCTCGTCGAATTTCATATCGACAACGGTACCGATGGCATCGTCGCGGTCGGCACCACCGGTGAATCGGCCACCTTGAACGAAGAAGAACACCTCGCGACCGTGCGACGCGTGGTGGAACTGGTCAAGGGCCGCATCCCGGTCATTGCCGGTACCGGC
Proteins encoded:
- a CDS encoding glycine cleavage system protein R, producing MQNLVAISAMGANRAGLIEPIVRAIRECGCAIAESRMSVMGDRFAMMVLLGGTWDAIAKIENMLPRLAQDLDISITSQRAASRQPAHNLMPYAVEVIAVEQIGIVHQIAQFFSRRDINIEDMYSGNYAAAHTGTPMFSLHMTISIPTNISIAGMRSDFMDFCDQHNLDAIMEPVK
- a CDS encoding PhoH family protein, with the protein product MTDDLRTYVLDTNVLMHDPAALFRFAEHQLFIPMIVLEELDASKKGVSEVARNARQASRFLDQIIGDADAAAITAGLPLDNYANGGAPAAPGGGKLFLQTTPLKVGNLGGIAANTPDNSILETGLALRAEGGWGKVILVSKDINLRIKARVLGVPAEDYYNDKVLDDIDLLYTGAQEMPADFWARCQNDVKCWKDDSGTYYSIPRGIVTPAIPNEFVYVADDEALELTIVREENDKLVLRQVRDYRQPRHAVWGVAARNREQNFALNLLMDPEIEFVSLVGTAGTGKTLLALAAGLAQCMEQRRYREIIITRVTIPVGEDIGFLPGTEEEKMTPWMGALMDNLEVLSDSEEGGEWGRAAGHDLLQHRIKIRSLNFMRGRTFLNRYVIIDEAQNLTPKQMKTLITRAGPGTKLVCLGNVGQIDTPYLSETTSGLTYVVDRFKSWEHGGHVTLRRGERSRLADYASQYL